One bacterium HR34 DNA window includes the following coding sequences:
- the dut gene encoding Deoxyuridine 5'-triphosphate nucleotidohydrolase: protein MEIRIKRIDKSLPLPIYHTKGSVGFDLYAREDVKVPPFTPTLIPSNIICKVPKGYMLMIASRSSLPLKKGLMLANGVGIIDQDYCGQDDEIKIQVLNFTKKTVLVKKGDRIAQGIIVKIEKPKFKEVNKIKSKSRGGFGSTGGH, encoded by the coding sequence ATGGAAATTAGAATTAAAAGAATTGACAAATCCCTGCCATTACCTATTTATCACACAAAAGGTTCTGTTGGCTTTGATTTATATGCAAGAGAGGATGTTAAGGTGCCTCCTTTCACGCCAACTCTTATACCATCTAACATAATTTGTAAAGTCCCAAAGGGTTATATGCTAATGATAGCAAGCAGGAGTTCTTTACCTCTTAAAAAAGGTTTAATGCTTGCAAATGGAGTTGGCATAATAGATCAAGATTATTGCGGACAAGATGATGAAATAAAAATACAGGTTTTAAATTTTACAAAGAAGACTGTTTTAGTGAAAAAAGGAGACAGAATCGCTCAAGGAATAATCGTAAAAATTGAAAAACCAAAATTTAAAGAAGTTAATAAAATAAAAAGCAAGAGTAGGGGAGGGTTTGGTTCAACAGGCGGCCATTAA
- the thyX gene encoding Thymidylate synthase ThyX — protein sequence MKKNILSHFFTNLDDNVFCLINLPEVIKGTLFSRYSRSSKDLRTLFKEEFLTNKDIADIIPKSSIKSSKILDVKKAEDFYERVLVGYGDDSVAELGGAHIAIENISMLATKSIEEHRIGLSPLEKSTRYVLFNKKIKGRYPYYIDKNIEKSKYKKDYINTMDYVFDVYSKIVKDIQPILMKIFPGDDSKAYKFSIRAKACDIARGLLPLSAFTNMGVFGNGRAFEYLITNLLNDPLQEVRTIALKMNENLRKVIPAFIKRATNEKGKMFRDYIKKRERALSVVVRKLNKKDTQSPLKNQKVKLIDYDKNGEIKVIAAILFERTQKTHKDCLNLAKKLSKKQKEEILKKYLDFRQNRHHKPGRALEEIYFSFEITADWGVYKDLMRHRILTRYRQSFTNKLGFCIPKEITMTGFENMYKSACQSALELYEKLKEKLPFESQYAVLHGAYNRFYIKMNLREAVHLCELRSSRQGHPTYRKIAQDIAREIIKIYPLLGKLSLKFVDYKGYDLERLQAFKELEEKAKKLGVKGFEE from the coding sequence ATGAAAAAGAATATTCTTTCACATTTTTTTACGAACTTGGACGACAATGTTTTTTGTTTAATTAACTTGCCAGAGGTTATTAAAGGCACTCTTTTTTCAAGATATTCAAGATCAAGCAAAGATTTAAGAACTCTTTTCAAGGAAGAATTTTTAACCAACAAAGACATTGCAGACATTATTCCTAAAAGTAGTATTAAAAGTTCAAAAATTTTAGATGTTAAAAAAGCAGAAGATTTTTATGAAAGAGTTTTAGTTGGTTATGGAGATGATTCTGTTGCTGAGTTGGGTGGCGCCCATATTGCCATAGAAAACATTAGTATGCTTGCAACAAAAAGTATAGAAGAACATAGAATTGGATTATCACCCTTGGAAAAATCAACAAGATATGTTTTATTTAATAAAAAAATAAAAGGCAGATATCCCTACTATATTGACAAAAATATAGAAAAATCAAAATATAAAAAAGACTATATTAACACAATGGATTATGTTTTTGATGTTTATTCTAAAATTGTAAAAGATATTCAGCCAATTTTAATGAAAATTTTTCCAGGAGACGATTCTAAGGCATATAAATTTTCAATAAGAGCAAAAGCTTGCGATATTGCGAGAGGTCTTTTGCCTCTTTCTGCCTTCACTAATATGGGAGTTTTTGGAAACGGAAGAGCTTTTGAATATTTAATAACAAATTTACTTAACGACCCTTTGCAAGAGGTTAGAACAATTGCTTTGAAAATGAACGAAAACTTAAGAAAAGTAATACCAGCGTTTATTAAAAGAGCGACGAATGAAAAAGGAAAAATGTTTAGAGACTATATTAAAAAAAGGGAAAGAGCTTTAAGTGTAGTTGTTAGAAAATTAAACAAAAAAGATACTCAATCACCACTAAAAAATCAAAAAGTAAAATTAATAGATTATGATAAAAACGGAGAAATAAAAGTTATTGCTGCAATCTTATTTGAAAGAACTCAAAAAACTCACAAAGATTGCTTAAACCTTGCTAAAAAATTATCAAAAAAGCAAAAAGAAGAAATTTTAAAAAAGTATTTAGATTTTAGACAAAACAGACATCACAAACCAGGAAGAGCATTGGAAGAGATTTATTTTTCGTTTGAAATAACCGCTGATTGGGGAGTATATAAAGATTTAATGAGGCATAGAATTTTAACAAGATACAGGCAATCATTTACAAACAAACTCGGCTTTTGTATTCCAAAAGAAATAACAATGACAGGTTTTGAAAATATGTACAAGTCAGCCTGCCAAAGCGCTTTAGAACTTTATGAAAAACTAAAAGAAAAACTTCCTTTTGAATCTCAGTATGCTGTTTTGCACGGCGCTTACAACAGATTTTATATAAAAATGAATTTAAGAGAAGCAGTACATCTTTGCGAATTAAGAAGTTCGAGACAAGGCCATCCAACCTACAGGAAAATAGCGCAAGATATAGCAAGAGAAATAATTAAAATTTATCCGTTGTTGGGAAAATTAAGTTTAAAGTTTGTCGATTACAAAGGTTACGACTTAGAAAGATTGCAAGCCTTCAAAGAACTAGAAGAAAAAGCAAAAAAACTTGGCGTAAAAGGTTTCGAGGAATAA